Proteins encoded within one genomic window of Aquarana catesbeiana isolate 2022-GZ linkage group LG03, ASM4218655v1, whole genome shotgun sequence:
- the RPP25 gene encoding ribonuclease P protein subunit p25 translates to MENLHRVRVLDEDDGKPLPFKDLHPQVSLMRVKEGSKIRNLVGYALPYMKSEDTKQIVFSAYGRAVTKAITCVEILKRQLGGLYQITKVQYKSLQEVWEPKGPEIKTPTPSLTVYKNCPSIYILLSKEPLDPQENGYQGPQSFPTREHRKRRHESLVLPISDKPCEGTEEEG, encoded by the coding sequence ATGGAGAATCTCCACCGGGTACGAGTTCTGGATGAAGATGATGGAAAACCTTTGCCGTTCAAGGATCTTCATCCACAGGTGTCACTCATGAGAGTAAAAGAAGGCAGTAAAATACGCAATTTGGTGGGATATGCCTTGCCATATATGAAGTCAGAGGACACAAAGCAGATTGTGTTTAGTGCCTATGGTCGGGCTGTTACTAAAGCCATTACCTGTGTAGAAATATTGAAAAGACAGTTAGGTGGACTTTACCAGATCACAAAAGTGCAGTACAAAAGCCTGCAGGAGGTATGGGAGCCAAAGGGACCCGAAATCAAGACTCCGACACCCAGTTTAACAGTTTACAAAAACTGTCCTTCTATTTATATACTTCTGTCCAAAGAACCCTTAGATCCGCAAGAAAATGGATATCAAGGCCCTCAGTCATTTCCAACTAGAGAACACAGAAAAAGAAGACATGAATCTTTGGTTTTACCAATTTCAGATAAACCATGTGAGGGCACAGAAGAAGAAGGATGA